The Hippea alviniae EP5-r region CATAAAGCTAATCTTAGGAAAACTGCCCATACTCGCCTGTGATATAACTTTTAGACACATAAATCTTAAAAAACTTACAGACATGACCGACTTTGGAAGGGTAACGGGATTTGTTGAAGGATATGTTAAAGATTTAAAGCTTGTGAATTTCAAAAATCCGCTTGAGTTTGAAATGCTCGTTAAGACAGAGAATGTAAAAGGTGTGAGCAAAAGAATATCTTTGAAGGCAGTAAACAGTATATCGAAGGTCGGTGGTGGTATTGCAAGTGTCGCCATACCGTTTTTCAAAAACTTCGCCTATTCAAGCATAGGCTTTAGGGCAACACTCAAGAACAATATCTTCTCTTTACATGGACTTTACAAAGAAGGCAATAAAGAATATATTGTAAAGAAGGGTTTTTTGGTTGGTGTTAGTGTAATCAATATGAATTCAAACAACAAAATAGAGTGGAATGACTTTTTAAACAGGATAAAAAGAGTAATGAAAAAGAAAGGAGGTGTAAAAGAATGAGAAAAGCAAAATTTTTATGGGTGTTTGCAACACTACTGTTGTATGCTTGTGTAACGGTTAACATCTACTTCCCTGCCCAGGAAGTAAAAAAGAAAGCAAAGGAGATTGTCAACGAGATAAGAAGCGAAAAAGCCAACCAACGGCAGAACATCCAGCCACAATCCCTCTTCTTTAAGATTATCATTCCAAGGGCCTATGCTGGTGATGTTTTAAACACAACAAACGCCACGATAAATGCAATAAAACAGCGTATGAAGGCAAGATACTCCCAGATGAAGCCATTTTATCAGAAAGGATATTTAGGTGAAACGCTTAACGGATTCCTAAAGATTTACAAGCAACCAGCTTCTCTGAAGGATAGATTAAAGCTAAAGAAATTGGTCAATGCTGAAAATAGCGACAGAAACATGCTCTATAAAGAAGTTGCTAAAGCTCTGCATATACCAGCTTCACAGATAGACAGAGTCAGACGCATATTTGCAAAACAGTGGCAAGACACAGCACCAAAGGGCACCTATATCCAGACTGCAACAGGATGGATAAGAAAGTAATGCTTATAAGCCATAGTCGGAAGGGTTTAGCCCTTTGGCTATGGCGTACTCTCTTAAATCGTCTCTAATGAATTTAAGAGCAACACCAACAGCTACAGCATCGTCAAGATAGCCAACACCCGGCAAAAAATCAGGGATTATATCAAACGGGTTAATCAG contains the following coding sequences:
- a CDS encoding DUF1318 domain-containing protein; its protein translation is MRKAKFLWVFATLLLYACVTVNIYFPAQEVKKKAKEIVNEIRSEKANQRQNIQPQSLFFKIIIPRAYAGDVLNTTNATINAIKQRMKARYSQMKPFYQKGYLGETLNGFLKIYKQPASLKDRLKLKKLVNAENSDRNMLYKEVAKALHIPASQIDRVRRIFAKQWQDTAPKGTYIQTATGWIRK